The Trichocoleus desertorum ATA4-8-CV12 nucleotide sequence CAGAACCAATGCCCCCTTCATCCCTCATCCCTCATCCCTCACGCCCAATTCCGAAGGCCGAGAACTAGAAAGCAGGGCATGTAAATTAACCACTGAGCCAATCACCGCGATCGCTGGGGCGCTAAATTCAGCGGCTTCCATCTGGGCCACGATAGTGCTGAAGGTGCCAATGAGTTCTTCTTGGTCTGGACGAGTACCCCAACGAATTAAGGCAATGGGGGTTTCTGCTCCCAGCCCAGCTGCCTGTAGCTCGCTTAAGATGTAGGGCAAGTTGTGAATCCCCATATAGACCACAATCGTCTCCGAGCCGTGAGCGATCGCTGACCAATTGACTTCTGGACGGTATTTGCCTGCGGTCTCGTGACCTGTGACAAAGGTGACAGAAGAACTATGCAAGCGATGGGTGAGGGGAATTCCGGCATAGGCGGGAGCAGCAATTCCAGAAGTCACTCCCGGCACAACCTCCACAGACACCCCTGCTCGCATCAAATCTTCCATTTCTTCGCCGCCGCGACCAAATACAAACGGGTCGCCGCCTTTGAGACGCACGATCACTGCTTGAGTTTGAGCTTTTTCGATCAGGAGTTGAGTAGTTTCTTCTTGCACCAAAGAGTGACGGCCCCGGCGCTTACCTGCATCGATTTTTTCAGCACGAGGATTAATCAAGGCCAAAATTTGGGGGCTGACCAGCGCATCGTAAATGACGATATCAGCGCACTCCAGTAGGGTTTTGCCTTTCACTGTCAGCAAACCTGGGTCTCCCGGTCCTGCGCCAACTAAATACACCTTACCGAGGTAAGTTGGAGCACCAATGGTTGTGAGGTTAGCGTCAGCAGTCATAGAAGTTTTTAGATGCAAGGAGAGGGAGCAGGAACCGAAAACCAGTACCAACAAAATTAGGCAATGCCTCAGCCTAAAAGAGTTGGCTTAACAAAACTGAAAGATCTGATACAAAAATTACCTAGCTGTCTCTTACTACTTACCCGTGAGCGGACAGGCGATCGCTACCTTGGGGTCGAGTAACTTGGAGCAGAATTGAGGGGGAGATCTAAAACCAGAGAAGCCAGGGCGGGGCTAGTTCCAAGGGGTTCGGCCAAGATAAGTTCTACGTCTGGAAATTGCCAAGACAGTCGCTGGACTAACTGGGCGATCGCATCTGTAATGCCCCCCGCGAACAAGAAATAAGGCAGGATACCCACTCGGTGATGACCCACTTGCACCAAGTCAGCCACCGTTG carries:
- the cobA gene encoding uroporphyrinogen-III C-methyltransferase; the encoded protein is MTADANLTTIGAPTYLGKVYLVGAGPGDPGLLTVKGKTLLECADIVIYDALVSPQILALINPRAEKIDAGKRRGRHSLVQEETTQLLIEKAQTQAVIVRLKGGDPFVFGRGGEEMEDLMRAGVSVEVVPGVTSGIAAPAYAGIPLTHRLHSSSVTFVTGHETAGKYRPEVNWSAIAHGSETIVVYMGIHNLPYILSELQAAGLGAETPIALIRWGTRPDQEELIGTFSTIVAQMEAAEFSAPAIAVIGSVVNLHALLSSSRPSELGVRDEG